The window TTTGTATGTTAAAGAGATTTGCAGTTCACTAGTGTTTCTccccagagaaggcgatggcactccactccagtactcttgccttgaaaatcccatggatggaggagcctggtaggctgcaatccatggggtcgtgaagagttggacacaactgagcaacttcactttcacttttcactttcatgcactggagaaggaaatggcaacccactctagcgttcttgcctggagaatcccagggacgggggaacctggtgggctgccatctacgaggtcgcacagagtcggacacgaccgaagcgacttagcagcagcagtagcagcagcagtgtttctcCCAGTCATACATCATCTTTTACCCCTTcagtattttaagatttttttttaatgtggaccattttgtctttattgaatttgttacagtattgcttctattttgattttttttggccCCAAAGCATGTGAGACCTTAGCTCCcccaccaaggatcaaacccacatcccctgcattggaagacaaaaTCTTAAACCctggaccacctggaaagtctctacagtactttatttttaatgctgatttttatatttgaatgtaGTGTCTCCATTCCCCTGGAATCAGTTATAAGGCTTCATTAAGGTCTAAATAGTCCACTTTTTGTTTTTAGGAAAACTCATAGTTATGTGACACCCGGCTATCCCTTTTTCTGGATTGTTCCAGCCAAAAAGAATAGATATTCAGAATCAGCAAGGTACTTTCAAGTCTCCATTTCCCAATGCTCAGCTTTGTCCTCTTGCCCCAACTCCTCATCCATCCCAAGCCACATGGTGAAAACACAAACACGATCAGTCTTTGCCATATTCTCCATGCTGCTCATAGTTGTCTAGCAGTGCCCTATTCTCAGTAACAGTAGGTAGATCTCAAACATCCTCTCTAAATGTTCCCAAATGTTCTGCCCCTGCTAAGTAACCAACAGCAGTGAGAATTGGGATGGGGAGaaaatgtgttagttttaggGTTGACCAGTGGCAGTTTGGGGAATGCCATGTACTACTCCTGGCAATAATGCTTTTTCCTGCAGCACTTGGCACTGATATTATGAGGTCATTGCTTCAAAATGGTTAATGTAGCCTTGGTCTTCAGGATAATAATTccaagttccaaagaagagctaactcatgagaatttcctaaggcccattccTACAGCCTGTGCCCGGCAAGATGTGCTGCAGTCAAACATTCCAGACTATTTATACACTCCCTGAACTAGCACCCACTTTAGCATCTCATGTCAGGAAACAGTCAACTCCATAAAGCTAGCCTCAAATGACATTAATAAGAGTCATCTCATTGATCATAAGCTCTCATTAGACAAATAAATAAGCACTGACCAACCagaatgagggcttcccaggtggctcagttggtaaagaatacatctgcagtgtgggagacctgggtttgatccctgggttgggcagatcccctggagaaaggaacggctacctactccagtattctggccaggagaattccatggtttgTATAGCCaacaggggtcacaaagacttggacacgactgagcaagtttcacaatcagaatgagaaaaatataaggCCACTCAGGCtacaagaaataaacttttttaaaaaatcaatatgcaAGTTTATCTTCAAGAAAAATGGGGAGAATTATAGCTACTACTTGGACATGTAGACCACTTAAAGTAGAAAACCTGAGAGATGTTGGGGGACTCATTAAAGGCAAATAAATCTAACAAATCCCTGCCTAGAGACTAAAGTATCCCTTCACAACACTACTGGTAAGCTAGTTCTTAGCTGAGTACTAACCTCTATGTGGAGTGCACAGACATCTCTGAAAGATCTGAACATGACAGCTACCCTCCTAATGAATCACCACTTTACCATTTCCTATCCTACGGACCACTTAAAATCTTTGTTTGGACATTTCTCTTAgatcttctctccttttctaggCAGTACGATGTCAGTCCTCCACCCGTGCTCTTGAGACAGCTGCCCCTGATTACTCAGTATAAAGGTGAGGAATGAAAGTCTCTTGCAAATATTATGTACCGAGGGCCAAAAGGAATATCCttttgtagctttttaaaaagtagcacaAAACGAAATGTCCCAGTGACCTTTGGGGCTCTGAAAACAGATAATGACATTGGCCAGTGGGGTGTAGAGAGTGAAGATGAGTAAAGAAGTGAAGCCACTACCCTGCTCTGTTTTGTTCATCCCTTGCAGTAAAGTCAGAGAACAGTCCCACTGCCAGTGAGACCACACTCTGCTACAAAAAGCTCCACTACTACAACGCCAAGAGGCCAGgaattcctttaatttttttttttttttttaagttttaaatggtAACACAACCAAAAATTGGTACATCACAGAAACAGAGGGCTTTGCAGGCAACACTGATTGGGAATAGCAAAACACTTGGTtggtgaaaaaaagtgaaactctAAATTATATACAATAGTAGCTAAAGGGTAATATTGAAAAACAGTCTTATTCACTGTGACTCAAGATTTTACTTGCCATTATCTATTGCTTATTTATTCAAGGTTGTAAATAATACTTATATAGAGACATAGAGATGTGTAAAAATGAAACATCgtgaaaaaaatacaatttttcaaTTTCATATGAAACTCAAAGTATAAGTTTTGTCCAATATGGAATGTACCTACATTTGTTTACATTAGGGctctaaaattcatttaaaaattgtttttttgttgtttttaaaaaagaaacagctgaCCCACCACGCAAGTCCGCTGTGTAGCTTGTTTGCTCAAAATGAGCATTTTTCAGGTGAGGTCTGTGTTCTCTGCCCAAGGTCTACTATGGTTTCTTAGTTGTACTGGCCTGATCGTGGAAAGAGTTTCCATGAAGAGTCGATGGCAGCATCTGGATGAGGGACAGTCTGGGTCACGGGACAGGGGTAGAGAAGAGAGAGGTAAGAGCCCAGATCCTTATGAAGGATGACATTCAGTTGTTATATTTTAAGGGGTACCCGATGGCTTTTTCCAGGCACTCAACTAACGAGCCAGCAGAAAGAAAATCCCTCTCAACTTCTACAAATTTGATGTAGATGGATTTGGGGGACACACCGGGATCCACAATACAGTTCTGAGACAAAAACCCATTTATACCAACCCAATCCTTGCTGAAGGTTTTGGTATTTGCTTGGAAATGTAAAAACAAGCATTGCTGCAGAGTCCTGACCTCAGCGATTCCGAGGTAGCAATAGATAATTCGAGTGGGTTCTATCTCCACCTGCAGTGAGGCTTGTGCTGAAAGGGTTTCCAAGTCAACCCGGCCCTCCTTTCCGGGGTCCAGGGTACGTCGCTCCACATGGGGGGAGGGAGGCCTCTCAATACACTCCTCGTAGCCAATGGCATAGAGACCGGGGCTTTTGGGAATGCCTCCTGGCAATAAATACTGAACCACATTCCCACCAGTTGGTTTGGAGTGGGCGATGGGGATCCAGTCAATTTCCATGTGCAGCTCCAGGCACCTAGCTTCGCTGATAGTGATCTCCAGAAATTTGTAGTATACATTCTTCCAGTTCATTTTCTGCACTCGGGTCATGATGATCCGGCCCTCGGGCTTCTCAGAATTGAAGTACTCCCGGAGTCGCTTGCCAAGGGGCACCTGGGAGCTGATTTCAGCGTAATGGTAACGGATGTCCTCTTTCCAACGGGTGTTGTAACCGATTCCAAAAATGGCCAGTTTATTAGAAAGGTGAAGCCTTGAAAAGTCTGTCCAGCTCTGAAACAGTTCCCATTTCAACTGTACTGATTCCAAAATTTGTACAATATTCTGCATGATGTCTCTTTTCCTAGAAAGAGAGATAAAAGTCAGATTCCTCAGGTGTCTAGATGAGCActgtccaacagaactttctgcaatgGTGGAAATGTTCTATGTCTGTGCTGTCCAGTATGTTAGCCATTGCACAGAAATGTGGCTACTGTGAGTGAGGTATTAAGTTCTTAATTAGCTAAAACTTACATTTAAATCGCCACagatggctagtggctaccatattggactgTGCAGGTCCAGATAATCATAGTATTAAAATCTGAGGCATGCTTACCCCGATGAAGTTTCTAGAACCAGTGATAAACTGCTTTCCATTATTCTATAGTCTAGTTGTATTACACTTAGTAACTATTGACACATAAGACCCTAGGATTTCAGAAACTCAAGaataatgtgtgtatgtatataatagtgtgtatgtatataatagtACATATGATCGCCTTCGGACCTATCAAAAGTAGGTGAAGAATGCTGCATTCAGAAAGGTAAACAGAATCACTTAAAAGAATGAACAGATTAATTTCTAACTCGGAAATTCTGGAAGTTAAGGAAGTCTGACCCATACATGCTGGCCATAGGAAAACATGAAATTGATTACGACTATTGATCTGAAttttccaaaccaggcttcagcagtatgtgaaccatgaacttccgatgttcaagctggatttagaaaagccagaggaaccacagatcaaattgccaacatccactgcatcatcaaaaaagcaagagagttccagaaaaacatctacatttgcattattgac is drawn from Ovis aries strain OAR_USU_Benz2616 breed Rambouillet chromosome 21, ARS-UI_Ramb_v3.0, whole genome shotgun sequence and contains these coding sequences:
- the MSANTD2 gene encoding myb/SANT-like DNA-binding domain-containing protein 2 isoform X2 yields the protein MAAPCGSELPANSPLKIPKMEVLSPASPGGLSDGNPSLSDPSTPRGASPLGPGSAAGSGAAASGGLGLGLGGRSAASSSVSFSPGGGGGGGAAAAAAAACRGMSWTPAETNALIAVWGNERLVEARYQQLEGAGTVFGSKAPGPAMYERVSRALAELGYERTPSQCRERIKELESDGSTMEEYSQEDWGNHSQDLHGYPTDQELDEIPVTKRTLKIKQESSEEAQKRDIMQNIVQILESVQLKWELFQSWTDFSRLHLSNKLAIFGIGYNTRWKEDIRYHYAEISSQVPLGKRLREYFNSEKPEGRIIMTRVQKMNWKNVYYKFLEITISEARCLELHMEIDWIPIAHSKPTGGNVVQYLLPGGIPKSPGLYAIGYEECIERPPSPHVERRTLDPGKEGRVDLETLSAQASLQVEIEPTRIIYCYLGIAEVRTLQQCLFLHFQANTKTFSKDWVGINGFLSQNCIVDPGVSPKSIYIKFVEVERDFLSAGSLVECLEKAIGYPLKYNN
- the MSANTD2 gene encoding myb/SANT-like DNA-binding domain-containing protein 2 isoform X1 → MAAPCGSELPANSPLKIPKMEVLSPASPGGLSDGNPSLSDPSTPRGASPLGPGSAAGSGAAASGGLGLGLGGRSAASSSVSFSPGGGGGGGAAAAAAAACRGMSWTPAETNALIAVWGNERLVEARYQQLEGAGTVFGSKAPGPAMYERVSRALAELGYERTPSQCRERIKTLRRCYSRVKEHGVGKRKSSYTFEQLEQVFGQGGWDAQPCQPVLINSSGLYQELESDGSTMEEYSQEDWGNHSQDLHGYPTDQELDEIPVTKRTLKIKQESSEEAQKRDIMQNIVQILESVQLKWELFQSWTDFSRLHLSNKLAIFGIGYNTRWKEDIRYHYAEISSQVPLGKRLREYFNSEKPEGRIIMTRVQKMNWKNVYYKFLEITISEARCLELHMEIDWIPIAHSKPTGGNVVQYLLPGGIPKSPGLYAIGYEECIERPPSPHVERRTLDPGKEGRVDLETLSAQASLQVEIEPTRIIYCYLGIAEVRTLQQCLFLHFQANTKTFSKDWVGINGFLSQNCIVDPGVSPKSIYIKFVEVERDFLSAGSLVECLEKAIGYPLKYNN
- the MSANTD2 gene encoding myb/SANT-like DNA-binding domain-containing protein 2 isoform X3, which gives rise to MEEYSQEDWGNHSQDLHGYPTDQELDEIPVTKRTLKIKQESSEEAQKRDIMQNIVQILESVQLKWELFQSWTDFSRLHLSNKLAIFGIGYNTRWKEDIRYHYAEISSQVPLGKRLREYFNSEKPEGRIIMTRVQKMNWKNVYYKFLEITISEARCLELHMEIDWIPIAHSKPTGGNVVQYLLPGGIPKSPGLYAIGYEECIERPPSPHVERRTLDPGKEGRVDLETLSAQASLQVEIEPTRIIYCYLGIAEVRTLQQCLFLHFQANTKTFSKDWVGINGFLSQNCIVDPGVSPKSIYIKFVEVERDFLSAGSLVECLEKAIGYPLKYNN